Genomic window (Deinococcus arcticus):
CACGGAGCGACCACCTCGGCGACTCTTCCTGTTGCTGGAGCAGGTTGGACGAGGTAGACCACTCCCACTTTATGTGGCCTAAATGCCGCTCAGAACGGCAAATTATGTCCGAGTCAACGGACTACCATTAGGTCGACGGCTGTCGGCACTCACTGCAATGTATTCGGGTTCGGCGTCCAGTGAGAGTTTCTGGCTCTTGCCCGCGCGCAGCCCCAATGCCGCTTGCTGGGCGTCAAACGCCGTGAAGTTCAGGGTGGTCAGCAGCGGCAGCGCGGGCGCGGCGGGCGGCACGCAGGCGGACAGCAGGGCCGTAAGGGCAAGGGCGGCAGGCAGCGCGGCAAGTCGGGTCACACCCCCGAGCATGGGCAGGCTGTATCAGCTCAGCGTCAGGGTTCAGGCAGAACGGCGCCGCTATCATGGGCCAGATGTCTGCTGTGCCCGCCCCGCCCTTTGTCGTTGCCGCCCTGTACCAGTTCCGCGCCCTGAGCGACCCCGCCGGGCTGCGCGCACGGCTGCTGGCGCTGGGCCAGGAGGAAGGGCTCTGCGGCACGCTGATTGTGGCCCACGAGGGCCTGAACGGCACGGTGGCAGGCAGCCGTGAAGGCATTGACCGCCTGCGCACCTTTCTCCACGCCGAGGGGTTTGACCGGCTGGAAGACAAAGAATCGAGCGCCATAGAGGCGCCGTTTAAACGCTTCAAGGTGCGGCTGAAAACGGAAATCGTGACGATGGGCGTGCCGGTGGAGCCGACCTCGCAGGCCGGGCAGTACGTGGCGCCGCAGGACTGGAACGACCTCATCACCGCGCCTGATGTGGTGGTCATTGACACCCGCAACCGCTACGAGGTGAAGGCGGGCACCTTTGAAGGCGCGGTAAACCCTGACATTGACTCTTTCCGGGAGTTTCCGGCGTGGCTGGACGCCCACGAGCACGAACTGGCGGGCAAGCGCGTGGCGATGTTCTGCACGGGTGGCATTCGCTGCGAGAAAAGCACCAGCCTTTTGCGGGCGCGCGGCTACAGCGACGTGTTTCACCTGCAAGGCGGCATCCTGAAGTATCTGGAAGACGTGCCGGAAACCGACAGCCGATGGCAGGGGGAATGCTTTGTCTTTGATGGCCGCGTGACGGTCGGCCACGGCCTGAAGGAAGGCGACACCACCATGTGCCATTCCTGCGGCTGGCCCCTGACGCCTGAGGAACGCGAGCATGCCCACTACGAGGAAGGCGTGAGCTGCGGGCACTGCTTTGAGCAGACCACCGCCGCTCAGAAGGCGGCCTTCCGTGACCGTCAGCGCCTGTACGACGCCCAGGCCACATGAGGCGGCGCGCGGCGGCTGGCCTGCTGGCACTGCTGCTGGGAGGCGGCGGCCTGCTGCTGGCCCAGCCCAGACCCGCCGCCCCCACCACCGACAGCGCGGAAGCCCAGTTTGTGCGCCACATGATTGTCCACCACGAGCAGGCGCTGGGGCTGAGCGCGCCGATGCTCAGGCGCTCGGGGGACCGTTCGCTCCGCTCGGTGGCGCTGGATATCACGCTGGGGCAGGAAGAACAGCTGCGCCAGATGCGGGCGTGGCTGGCGGGCTGGGGCCTCTCCCCCCGGCCGCGCCCCACTCCAGCGCAGGCGCGCGGCATGGGCATGGCCTCGGTGGAGGACATTGAGGCGCTGTCTTCCCTGCCCCTACCCCAAGCCGAAGTCTCGTTCCTGCGGCTGATGATTCGCCACCACCAGGGCGCGGTGGGCATGAGTGAAGCCCTGCAAGGCAGCCTGCAGCCCAACGTGCGCCGTCTGGCCCGGCAGGTGATGACCACGCAAAAGGGTGAAATAGCGACGATGGAGGGTCTGCTCCGGGCACGGGGCGAGGTCGAGAAAATGGCCCCGGCGCAGGCTGCACCGGGGCATCAGCACTGAAGGCGGCTCAGCCTTCCGCTGCCTCTGGTGGCAACGGCGCCGGAAACATCAGGGCGCTCAGGGCCACGCCGCCCAGGCCCGCCATGACCGCCACACCCAGCCACAGTTCCAGGCTGAGGTTGCTGGCGCCCTGGCGCACCCCCTCGCCCAGATACGGCCCCCACACGACAAACGGCAGCAGAAAGGCGAAGGCCCGCAGCGCCCACACCCGCGCCGCCGAGGGCCGCAACAGGGCGTGCAGGGCGTCCACGACCAGCCCGCACCCCAGCGCCAGCAGCGGCATGCGCCACTCGCCGGGCGTCAGCATGAAGCTCATGCCCACATTCGTCAGGCCGTACATGAGGCCCACCGCGCCAAACGGCAGGGCAAAGCGCCGCAGCACCAGCAGCACGGGCGCCGCCATGATGACGGCGGTGAGCAGCACCGCACTGAGTTCGCCGCGCGTCTGCACGTAGCCCAGGCCCTGCGGCACGGTCAGCAGGCCCCACATGTACATGTGCATAAAGGCGGTCATGGCCAGCAGCGAGGTGGCCGACATGGCCGCCACCCAGCGCACCCCACCGCCCTCGGTGCGCCGCGCGGGTGAACGCCAAGCCGCGTTCAGGGGCGAGGCCACAATCAGCATGGCGCCTAAAAAGAGCAGCAGGTGTGTGGGCGAGAGCAGCGCTTCAATGCCCACTTCAATGCCAAAGACGGTGTGCCACGTCAGGTCGCCTGCGCCGCCCAGCGCGAAAATCGGCACGCCCAGCGCCGCCAGGTGGTAGCCGTCGGGGAACGCCGCCAGACCGCGCCGCCCCTGGCGCCACCCGCGCGAGGCCAGCCACAGGCACCACCCGGCCACCGCCGCAAACCCGCTGTAAAACGCCGCGTGCCAGGGCGTGAAGAAGGTTTCCAGCGACTCGCCGTAGTTGTTGTGCGCCCAGCCGTCTATAAACACCCCGCCCAGCAGCCACCACCCCAGCGCGATGGTCAGCAGGTTCTGCGGCGTGGTGGCGCGGTACACGGCGGGAGCAGGGGCCGCTGCCGTCACCGGCACAGAGGGAGGGACGGTGGTCATAGGAGGAGTGTAAGGGGCTGGAGGTTCAGAGCGGCCGGGAGCTGATACCTGCGCTTAAGTCACTCGCTGTTGATCTTTAGATCAACCGAGCGAAGCGAGTCTCGCAAAAAGGACGTTGCACCGGGAGTGGAGACTGTTCGGTGCTCTCCTGAAAAATCGCAACGTGAGGGGCAACGTCCTTAGGTGTCAGCTCAGGGGCACGCGGCCCTGAACGGCCCAGGCGCGGGCCCGCAACATAATTGGTCCGCCGTCATAAGCACGCAGGCGGTCACGCAGGGCCTCCCGAATGCTGGCCTGCTCTGCTTCGCCCAACAGTGCCAGATAGGTGGGCGCCGGCCCCATGCGGCCCAGAAACGGCGTCCAGAAGTCATCAAAGTTCTGAAAAATGGTGTCTATCTCCAGCGGCTGCGTCTGTACCCACTCCAGCCCCTGGGCGAGCCAGAGGGCTCGGAGGGCCTGTGGTTCACACACAGGAAAGCGCTGGGCCTCGTCCAGCGAGGCGTCCTGCGGCCTGAGCCGAACCGCCGCGTCCCAGAACAGGCGCAGAAGCTCCATGCCCCCGGCGTAATCCCAGACGTAGGCGGCCACGGTGCCTCCTGGCCGCGTCACCCGCTTCATTTCCCGCACCATACCGGCGTGGTCAGGCACGAAGTTCAGGACCAGGCCAGAAACAGTGGCGTCCACTGCGGCGTCCCGCAGAGGCAGGGCAAGCGCGTTGCCCTGCTGGAACACGGCACGGGGGTCGCTGATCTCATCCCTCGCCGCCGCCACAAACCCTTCAGCCTGATCAATTCCCACCACCTGCCCAGGCGCACAGCGCGCCAGGATGCTCTGCGTCAGCGCGCCAGTGCCGCACCCAACATCAGCCCAGATCAGGCCGGGGGCGAGCGGCAGCTGAGCCAGGAAAACCGGAGCTACCCGGCGACTCCACCGACCCACAAACCGTTCATAGGCCGCCGCGCCGCCCCAGCTCTCCTGTGGTTCCGTGTCCATGCGCGCCTCCCTGAACCCGGCCAGCAAGAGGCCAGAAGGAAACAGTCTCCTGAGATGAATCTGCGCTGAAGCTCGTTACCCAAAGTACCCGAGCAGGTCAATCAAGGTCCTTGCGTAATCGTCCGGCTTAATGCCCCGCTTTTCCAATTTGACTGACGGTGGGAAGGTCTGCACCTCGGTCTTGTGGGGAAAGCGCCGCAGGCCCGGGGCGTCGTAGTCCAGGCTCTTGTAGGCAAAGGTCACCTGCAGATGCGTCATGGTGCCGCCGATGGTCAGCACGCGCTTGGCGGCGGCGGTCAGGCGCAGCTTGGCAAGGTCAATAAAGTTCTGGACCTCGGGGCTGGGCGGGCCGTATTTCTTGCGCAGGTCACGCTCCACGCGGGAAATGGCCTGGAGGGTACGGCTCTCGCTCAGGCGGCCATAGGTGGCAATACGCGCTTCCTCGTCGCCGTCGAAATACTCGGGGCTCAGGCGGGCGTCTATAGGCAGGTCAATGGCGATGTTGACGGGCGCTTCCATCTTCTCGCCCTTCAGTTTCGCTACCGCTTCGGCCAGCAGTTCGGTGTAGACGTCAATGGAGACGGCCTGTACATGCCCGTGCTGCTCCTCGCCCAGAATGTTGCCCACCCCGCGAATTTCCATGTCCTTTTCGGCCAGCAGGTGCCCGCTGCCCAGGTCTTGCAGGTCAGCAATCGCCCACAGACGGCGCTGGGCATTTTCGGTCATGCGGGGCGGGTAGAACAGGTAAGCGTAGGCGGTCTGGGCGCGGCGGCCCACGCGCCCACGCAGCTGGTACAGCTGGGCCAGACCCAGCCGGTCACTGCGCTCAATCAGAATCGTGTTGGCCTCAGGGATATCCAGGCCGGTTTCCACGATGGTCGTCGCCAGCAGCACGTCAAACGCGCCCTGCTCGAAGCCCAGCATGATTTCTTCCAGTTCTTCCTCGTTCATGCGGCCGTGCGCCACGCCAATGCGCGCCTCGGGCACGAGGTTGCGCAGATACAGGCTGCGGGCGCCAATGCTGGCAATACGGTCGTGGATGTAAAAGACCTTGCCGCCGCGCTCGATTTCGCTGAGGATGGCGTCGCGCACCGTGATGGGGTCAAAGGGCGCCAGCACCGTCTGAATGGGCTTGCGGCCCTTGGGCGGCGTCTGAATGGAACTCATGTCGCGCAGGCCCACCATGCTCATGTAGAGGGTGCGCGGAATGGGCGTGGCGGACAGCGCCAGGGTGTCCACGGCCTTCACGTCCTCGGGAATCTCTATTTTCCCGTCCTTGGCGGTCTCCGGCAGACCGCGCAGCGCGCGCAGTTTCTCCTTCTGGCCCACGCCAAAACGGTGTTCCTCGTCCACGATAATCAGGCCCAGGTCGCGGAACCCCACGTCGCCGCTCAGCAGGCGGTGGGTGCCAATCAGGATGTCCACCTTGCCTTTCGCCGTATCTGCCAGGATGCCGCGCGCCTGCTGGGGCGTGGTAAAGCGCGACAGGCCCTCCACGCGCACGGGCAGCCCCTTAAAGCGCTCCACGAAGGTGGAGGTGTGCTGCTCGGCCAGCAGGGTCGTGGGCACCAGCACCGCCACCTGCTTGCCGTGCCCCACCACGCGGTGGGCAGCGCGCAGGGCCACCTCGGTCTTGCCGAAACCCACGTCGCCGGAAATCAGGCGGTCGGCGGGGTTGGCCTTTTCCAGGTCGCGCATGGTGTCTCTCAGCGCGGTTTTCTGATCCGGCGTCAGTTCGAACTTGAAGTTGGCCTCCACCTGACTGTCCCACTCGGGCTGGGCAGGGAAAGCGTTCCCCGGCGTGACCTGCCGGGCGGCGTACTGCACCAGCAGCTTTGCGGCCACGTCCTCGGCGTTCTTGCGCGCTTTTTCTTTCGCTCTGGCCCAGTCTTTCTTGTCAAAGGAGCTTAAGGAAGGCGGGTCGTCGGTGGTGCCGGGGTGGCGGCGCAGCACGGGCAGCTGCTCAATCGGCACGCTCAGGCGGGCGCCGCCCCGGTAGGCGAGGTTCAGATAGTCGCGCGTGACCCCCAGCACCTTGCGCGTTTCCAGGCCTTCGAACTGCCCGATGCCGTGTTCGGGGTGAATCAGATAGTCACCCACATGCAGGCCCAGCGCGTCGGTGACCGGCTTGCCGCTCAGGCGCTTGCCGCGCAGCGCGCTGCCGCCCTGGAAGCCGTAAATCAGGTCCTCGGTCAGCACCACCGTCTTGTGCTCGGGAATGACAAAGCCGCCCTCACCCGCCGCGCGCAGAAAGCCCAGGCCGCCCCCGGAAAGGCGCGCAATCTTCAGCCAGGGAATCTCGTGGGTGTTCAGCAGCTTGTCGGCCAGGTAAGAGGCCGTGCGGTCATGGCGCACCAGAATCAGCACGCGGTAGTCCGCCGCGCGCCACTCGTCCACATCGCGCTCCAGGTCCTTCAGGCGGGCGCGGTAGAAGGGCAGGGTGGTCAGGCCCGTGTCCAGGTCTGGCAGCACCAGCGGCGAGCGGCCAAAGCTGGTCACCTCGCGCCCGGCCAGTTTGGGCCACAGCGTGTCGGTCAGCACGCCCAGTGCCGAGGCATAGAACTCTGGCGAATCCAGAAACACGCGCCCCGGCAGCAGTTCCAGGCGGGTGGCGTCCCATTTCACTTCGGTCAGGTAGTCGGCGGTGGGTTCCAGCGTAAAGCTCTGGGCCTTTTCGCCCGTCAGGTCGCCCGGCTTCATCAGGCGCAGGGTGTCCAGCTCATCACCAAAGAACTCGGCGCGCACCCACAGGCCCTCTTCGGCCTCGGCGGGCAGGCCAGAACCAGCGTTCAGGCGCAGTTCCAGGGTATCGCCCTTGATTTCGTACCCCGGCTCTTCGCCACGCTCGTAGCCCAGGCGTTCCAGGCGGGTCAGCAGGCTGTCGCGCGGGTAGCTGCTGCCCACCTTCAGCGTCAGCGCGTGGTCCTCGGGGCGCGACGGAAACAGGTCCAGCGCGGTGTTCACGTCCAGCACCACGTGCTCGTGCCGCGCGTCCCAGTCGCGCAGGCCGGGGTTCACCGTCACCGGGGCGCCCAGCACACCCGCCGTGGCGTAGCTACCCAGACGGTCGGGCGTGGTCAGCAGCACTGCCGGGCCAGGAAACGCTGCAAACAGCGCCGCCCGCGCCACCTGCGGCAACAGCAGCAGGTTTCCAGGCGGGGCGGCGGGCAGCAGTTTGGCCAGATTGGGTGCAGCAACAGTCACCGGAAGAGTGTACGCGGCCCAGACAGCGGCGAACGCGAGCCAAAAGACTTACGGAAGGCGG
Coding sequences:
- the trhO gene encoding oxygen-dependent tRNA uridine(34) hydroxylase TrhO; translation: MSAVPAPPFVVAALYQFRALSDPAGLRARLLALGQEEGLCGTLIVAHEGLNGTVAGSREGIDRLRTFLHAEGFDRLEDKESSAIEAPFKRFKVRLKTEIVTMGVPVEPTSQAGQYVAPQDWNDLITAPDVVVIDTRNRYEVKAGTFEGAVNPDIDSFREFPAWLDAHEHELAGKRVAMFCTGGIRCEKSTSLLRARGYSDVFHLQGGILKYLEDVPETDSRWQGECFVFDGRVTVGHGLKEGDTTMCHSCGWPLTPEEREHAHYEEGVSCGHCFEQTTAAQKAAFRDRQRLYDAQAT
- a CDS encoding DUF305 domain-containing protein; its protein translation is MRRRAAAGLLALLLGGGGLLLAQPRPAAPTTDSAEAQFVRHMIVHHEQALGLSAPMLRRSGDRSLRSVALDITLGQEEQLRQMRAWLAGWGLSPRPRPTPAQARGMGMASVEDIEALSSLPLPQAEVSFLRLMIRHHQGAVGMSEALQGSLQPNVRRLARQVMTTQKGEIATMEGLLRARGEVEKMAPAQAAPGHQH
- a CDS encoding class I SAM-dependent methyltransferase; its protein translation is MDTEPQESWGGAAAYERFVGRWSRRVAPVFLAQLPLAPGLIWADVGCGTGALTQSILARCAPGQVVGIDQAEGFVAAARDEISDPRAVFQQGNALALPLRDAAVDATVSGLVLNFVPDHAGMVREMKRVTRPGGTVAAYVWDYAGGMELLRLFWDAAVRLRPQDASLDEAQRFPVCEPQALRALWLAQGLEWVQTQPLEIDTIFQNFDDFWTPFLGRMGPAPTYLALLGEAEQASIREALRDRLRAYDGGPIMLRARAWAVQGRVPLS
- a CDS encoding DEAD/DEAH box helicase; translated protein: MTVAAPNLAKLLPAAPPGNLLLLPQVARAALFAAFPGPAVLLTTPDRLGSYATAGVLGAPVTVNPGLRDWDARHEHVVLDVNTALDLFPSRPEDHALTLKVGSSYPRDSLLTRLERLGYERGEEPGYEIKGDTLELRLNAGSGLPAEAEEGLWVRAEFFGDELDTLRLMKPGDLTGEKAQSFTLEPTADYLTEVKWDATRLELLPGRVFLDSPEFYASALGVLTDTLWPKLAGREVTSFGRSPLVLPDLDTGLTTLPFYRARLKDLERDVDEWRAADYRVLILVRHDRTASYLADKLLNTHEIPWLKIARLSGGGLGFLRAAGEGGFVIPEHKTVVLTEDLIYGFQGGSALRGKRLSGKPVTDALGLHVGDYLIHPEHGIGQFEGLETRKVLGVTRDYLNLAYRGGARLSVPIEQLPVLRRHPGTTDDPPSLSSFDKKDWARAKEKARKNAEDVAAKLLVQYAARQVTPGNAFPAQPEWDSQVEANFKFELTPDQKTALRDTMRDLEKANPADRLISGDVGFGKTEVALRAAHRVVGHGKQVAVLVPTTLLAEQHTSTFVERFKGLPVRVEGLSRFTTPQQARGILADTAKGKVDILIGTHRLLSGDVGFRDLGLIIVDEEHRFGVGQKEKLRALRGLPETAKDGKIEIPEDVKAVDTLALSATPIPRTLYMSMVGLRDMSSIQTPPKGRKPIQTVLAPFDPITVRDAILSEIERGGKVFYIHDRIASIGARSLYLRNLVPEARIGVAHGRMNEEELEEIMLGFEQGAFDVLLATTIVETGLDIPEANTILIERSDRLGLAQLYQLRGRVGRRAQTAYAYLFYPPRMTENAQRRLWAIADLQDLGSGHLLAEKDMEIRGVGNILGEEQHGHVQAVSIDVYTELLAEAVAKLKGEKMEAPVNIAIDLPIDARLSPEYFDGDEEARIATYGRLSESRTLQAISRVERDLRKKYGPPSPEVQNFIDLAKLRLTAAAKRVLTIGGTMTHLQVTFAYKSLDYDAPGLRRFPHKTEVQTFPPSVKLEKRGIKPDDYARTLIDLLGYFG